A genomic window from Vitis riparia cultivar Riparia Gloire de Montpellier isolate 1030 chromosome 18, EGFV_Vit.rip_1.0, whole genome shotgun sequence includes:
- the LOC117907620 gene encoding RHOMBOID-like protein 8 — MAEQTQIEIKPPQPAHYSDAGDDQVLEQQVRFFKSGTRKREDSWVISLFVVLHIVAFAATMFVNDCWQNSHRDCAIKVLGRLSFQPLWENPLLGPSSSTLDEMGALQQTFLANHHQTWRLFTCLWLHAGAIHLIINLSSVIFVGIHLEQEFGPLRIGMVYILSAFFGSLVAALFLQKSPAVGSSGALFGLLGSMLSGLICNWKVYTDKLAALSALLLVAVINFALGLLPYVDNFSNLGGFISGVLLGFVLLFSPRLPRMTEKKGGFFDYGVKKSIRLKQKFNRPVLRSVSFVLFGLVLAGAIVAVLHGIDMNKYCSWCQYINCVPSNRWSCNTKVTACQTMENAGRLTVTCMGKDNFRVFPFTSFSETRLHDLCDLICS, encoded by the exons ATGGCAGAGCAAACCCAGATAGAAATCAAACCTCCACAACCCGCTCACTATTCCGATGCCGGTGATGATCAAGTGCTAGAGCAGCAGGTTCGGTTCTTCAAGTCTGGCACTCGAAAGAGAGAGGACAGCTGGGTCATCTCCCTCTTCGTGGTCCTCCACATTGTAGCCTTCGCAGCCACCATGTTTGTCAATGATTGTTGGCAAAACTCTCACCGTGATTGCGCCATCAAAGTTCTTGGACGCCTGTCCTTTCAGCCACTTTGGGAGAATCCGCTGCTCGGTCCTTCCTCGTCCAC TCTAGATGAAATGGGGGCTCTTCAACAGACATTTTTGGCAAATCATCATCAAACTTGGCGTCTTTTCACGTGCCTATGGCTGCATGCTGGAGCAATTCACCTTATTATTAACCTTTCTAGTGTTATTTTTGTTGGAATTCACTTGGAACAAGAGTTTGGACCAC TGAGGATTGGTATGGTATACATACTATCCGCTTTTTTCGGTAGTTTGGTAGCTGCCCTTTTTCTTCAAAAGAGCCCTGCAGTTGGTTCATCTGGTGCTCTGTTTGGACTACTAGGCTCCATGCTTTCCGGTCTTATATGTAACTGGAAAGTTTACACTGATAAG CTTGCAGCTCTGTCAGCACTTCTCCTTGTAGCTGTGATCAATTTTGCACTTGGCTTGCTACCTTATGTTGACAACTTTTCAAACTTGGGAGGGTTTATATCAGGGGTCCTTCTAGGATTTGTTCTCCTATTCAGCCCTAGGCTTCCAAGAATGACTGAAAAAAAAGGTGGCTTCTTTGATTACGGTGTCAAAAAATCCATCAGATTAAAGCAGAAATTCAACAGGCCGGTGCTGAGGAGTGTTTCTTTTGTTCTCTTTGGTCTTGT ATTAGCAGGAGCCATTGTTGCTGTTCTTCATGGCATAGACATGAACAAATACTGCAGTTGGTGTCAATATATCAATTGTGTCCCTTCCAACAGGTGGAGCTGCAATACCAAAGTAACAGCTTGTCAG ACAATGGAAAATGCAGGACGGCTGACTGTGACATGCATGGGGAAGGACAACTTTCGGGTTTTTCCTTTCACCAGCTTCTCAGAGACCCGCTTACATGACTTGTGCGATTTGATATGCTCATAA
- the LOC117906383 gene encoding phosphopantothenate--cysteine ligase 2-like, which produces MDSTNEIEAPQDMLLDMEITSFFDSAPPLKDGIDIDRKITEFIERHSPLSGNSGERRIVCVTSGGTTVPLERRCVRFIDNFSSGHRGAASTEYFLKAGYGVIFLYRRGSCQPYCRSLPDDPFLECFEFTQESNVQVSESHFEVVKKAISNHHAAIAEGMLLKLPYTTIFEYLQILHKIAVPMRTLGGRGMFYLAAAVSDFYVPWNSMAEHKIQSASGPLDMRLVQVPKMLSMLRKIWAPLALCISFKLETDSNILLQKADMALQKYKMHAVVANELSTRKDEVVVVTSNERISVKRDKAVAGDDVENHLVKLLVDRHSLYIKAGPDHGA; this is translated from the exons ATGGACTCAACAAATGAAATAGAGGCTCCACAAGATATGCTGCTGGATATGGAAATCACATCCTTCTTTGACTCAGCTCCTCCTCTAAAGGATGGGATTGATATAGATAGAAAGATAACTGAGTTTATTGAAAGGCATTCTCCACTATCAG GAAATTCAGGAGAGAGAAGAATTGTATGTGTGACATCTGGTGGTACCACAGTTCCTCTGGAGCGACGATGTGTTCGCTTCATTGATAACTTCAGCTCTGGCCATAGAGGAGCAGCATCAACAGA GTATTTTTTGAAGGCTGGATATGGTGTTATTTTTCTCTATCGAAG GGGATCCTGCCAGCCATATTGCAGATCCCTCCCTGATGATCCATTCCTTGAATGTTTTGAGTTCACCCAAGAGTCCAATGTTCAAG TTAGTGAGTCACATTTTGAAGTGGTGAAGAAGGCCATCAGTAATCATCATGCT GCAATAGCGGAAGGCATGTTGTTGAAACTTCCCTATACAACCATATTTGAGTATCTTCAG ATTTTACACAAGATTGCAGTACCAATGAGGACTCTAGGAGGACGAGGAATGTTTTATCTTGCAGCTGCAGTATCAGACTTTTATGTTCCATGGAACAGCATG GCAGAACACAAGATTCAGTCAGCATCTGGCCCGTTAGATATGCGGCTCGTTCAAGTACCAAAAATGCTCTCAATGCTGAGGAAAATATGGGCTCCCTTGGCCCTCTGCATATCATTCAAG CTGGAGACAGATTCAAATATCCTTTTACAAAAGGCTGATATGGCTCTTCAGAAGTACAAGATGCATGCTGTAGTAGCAAATGAGCTTTCAACTCGTAAAGATGAGGTTGTGGTTGTTACAAGTAATGAAAGGATATCTGTTAAACGGGACAAGGCTGTGGCTGGTGATGATGTTGAGAATCATCTGGTCAAACTCCTTGTTGATAGGCATTCACTCTATATTAAAGCTGGCCCAGACCATGGTGCCTGA